The sequence CGGTCAGCTCCTCAGAGGGGAAGGGCATCCTCACATCCTCAGAGAAATCGAGCAATCCACCCTGCGACAGAAGTTTCATCTACCTGCACGGAGCGTCTGGTGAGACAGCTCGACGCGGCGCAGCGCAGTCGAAGTAGGGGATGACCCAGGTCCCGTGCGGAATCGATGATGACATCCAGGGCCACCGCGCGACGGCCATTCCGTATCTCCCCCGTTGTTGGAGAGCGACAAGAAGGCGGTGTGCGGCTGGAGCAGGTGGTGACCAATCTGCTGTCCAACGCGCTCGAGTCAGCCGGTGGCTCACGCCTGAGCCTCTACCCCGTGACGAGCAGCCGAATCCCATACACGACCAGCACCAGCCCGAGCAGCGCGCGGATGAGCGGCTCCCGCCGTGCGTACAGCCGCCGCACGTGCCCGGTGGAAAGGCCCCAGGCCAGCGTCCCGTACCACGCGATGGCGATGCTCACGATGCTCGCGGCCGCTACCCCGCGCACCCACAGCGGGATGCCCGGCGACACGGCCGGAGCGAGGATGCTCAGGTAGAAGGGCAGCGTGTTCGGGTTGGACAAGCTCGCGAACAGCCCGCTGCGGAACGGCCGGTCCTCCTCGCCCGCCAGTGCCCGCTCCACGGGAGCCAGCTCCGGTCCTCCGGTTGGCGCCGCCCCCGAAGCCCGCGAGGCCAGCCGCGCCGAGCGCAGCCCCTTCAGGCCCAGGTAGAGCAGGTACAGCCCGCCCACGTAGCGCACCGCGCGTGTCGCTCCCGGGAGCTGCTGCAGGAGCACCGCGACGCCGCCCAGGATGAGACAGAGCCACGCGGCATTTCCCAGCGCGATTCCCAGGATGGCCCGCGCCGCGTGCCGCCGCGTGGTGGACAACGCCAGACGCGTGACGATGAACGTGTTCGGCCCGGGAGTGATGACCGCGAGCAGGTACAGGCCGCAGATGGAAGCGAGCAGGGGACCAGGAGGAGTCATGGCGGCGGTCCCCGCCTACCACCGGCATCCACCGCGCGCAAACGGACCTGCCCGTTGCTCAGTCGTGCGTGCCGATGTGCTGGTCGCCGTGCGAGTCGCAGACCCAGTGGAAGGCACACGAGCAGGCCACGGCGCGGGCGCGCGTGCAGCAGCGGCCGCCGAAGTGCTCGGGCAGCGGCGCGGATTCGTCTTCCGGCTCGTCCGGCAGCATCCGCGGCGCCGCGCGGCCCGACTCCGCGGGCTCGCTGTCACAGCAGCCCCGCTGCATGCACAACGGGCACAGGGACAGCTCGCAATGGGCACACCAGTCGAAGATTTCTCCCCCGACGCCGATGCGCTCACATCCCCCACAACTGTCGAACATGGCCGACCTCCGGGCTCACGAGCGTCAAGGTAGAGAGGGGGTCTGACAGGGAGGCTCGGCCGGTGACGGGGCGGGCGCGTTCCGCCAGCCGTCATGCAAGCGTCAAAGTGGCCTGTGTCCGAGGGGAGATCCTTCCATCGGTGAACGCCCGACGGGCCCTCTGTGGGGAAGTGAACCGGTTGCGACGGGTGCGCGGGGCCCGCATGGAAGATGCTGGAGGCCAGGCCGGTCAAAGCGGCGGAGGTACGGAGGCCATGCGCAGGGAACGGCGGATCATCGGCGTCTTCGGATCAGGCAAGGAGGACCACGCGAATCTCGTCATCCCGCTGGTCCGGTGGATCGCCGAAGCGGGGTTCGACCTGCTCACCGGAGCAGGCAGCGGAGTCATGCGCGTGGCGGCGGATGCCTTCGTCCAGGTGGAGGGCCGGCGCGGCATCTCCATCGGCATCGTCCCGGGCACCGTGGACGGCGGCGAGTACCGCCCCCGCTCCGGCTACCCCAACCCCGGCGTGGAGTTGGCCATCTACACGCACCTGCCCCTCAGCGGCGAGCAGGGCACGGACCTCCTCTCCCGCAACCACATCAACGTCCTCACCCCGCACGCCCTCGTCGCGCTGCCCGGAGGCCCCGGCACCGCCTCCGAGGCCAGCCTCGCCCTGCGCTACGGCAAGCCCGTCATCCTCTACGGCCCCACCGAGTCCTTCCGTCGCTTCCACTCGGACCTGGAACGCACGGATTCCCTGGAACGCGTGGCTGAGTTCATCCGGGACGCCGTTCGGGAGCCGGGACGCCTGTCCGCTCACTAGAAGTTTCCGAAACGTCTAGAATGGGACGCAGGGGGTAACGGAAAGCCGCTCAAGAAACGAGCGGACATGCCGTTTCTCGTGCGCCCACATGATCAGTGCCCAACATCCGCTCGCGAGCTGGTTCCTCGTCCTCTCCGTGGCGTTCTTCCTGCTCGTCTACGCACTGCCCCTGCTGCTGATGCCGCTGACGTGGGCGCGCTGGTTCGGGTGGAAGCCGCAGGAGGGGAACACGGACCTGACGGTGTACTTCGGGCGCTGCCTGGGCGCGGTGGCGCTGGCCATCATCGGCACGGTGGTGCGCTTCATCCCGGACCCGGCGAGCCAGCCGGCGCTGTTCGACCTCATCGGCCTGGTGTGCGTGGGCATGGTGGTGGTGCACGTCTGGGGCTTCTTGAGGAAGGCCCAGCCGCTGTCGGAGACGGTGGAGATTTTCTTCTACGCGGCGGTGGGCGTGGTGGCGGTGTGGATCCGCTTCTGGATGCTGGCCTGAGGACTCGCCCATGCTTCCGGCGGACACGGACCCCATCCTCGCGTCGCTGGCGCCGTACATCCCCGGCGCGGTGCTCCGCAAATTGGAGCACACGGAGGCGCACGCGCTGCCCGCGGTGGAGCCGGTGCGCGGTGCCATCCTCCTGCTGGACATCGCCGGCTTCACGCCCATCGTCGTCAGCCTGAGCGGCGCGGGGCCGCGCGGCATCGACGCGCTCCAGCGGCTCCTCACGAGCTACTACACGGAGATGATCGACGTCGTGAAGGACCACGGCGGAGACATCTACCAGTTCGCCGGAGACTCCATCCTCGCCTGCTTCGAGCCCGCGCCGGGCGAGGAGGACGCGGGCGTTGTGCAGCGCGCGGCCCGGTGCGCGCTGGGCGTGCAGCGGCGGCTGATGCGCTTCGCGCAGCTCGAATTGCTGGGCCAGCGCTTCAGCGTGTCCTCGCGCATCGGCATCGGCTTCGGTGAGTCGCACCGCATCGTCCTCGGCGCCACGGGCATGTGGATGCACCCCGCGCTGGTGGGCCAGCCGCTGGAGCAGGCGGTGAAGGCGGAGAAGCGCGCCACCGTGGGCGAGGTGCTGCTCAGCGCCGAGGCGTGGGCCCTGCTGCCGGACGCCACGCGCCGGGGCGAGCCGCGCGACGGGGCCTTCCGCCTGGAGCCCTCCGCGCCGCTCCAGGCCCAGCCGCCGCCGTCCTTCACGCTGACGGGCCGCGATGACCTGGTGGGCCGGTGCGCGCTGCTGCTGCACCCGGTGCTCTTCACCAAAATCACCACCGCGCACCAGGAGTTCCGCGGGGACTTCCGCGACGTCACCTGCTTCTTCCTGCGCTTCACCAACACCAGCAAGCCGGCGCAGCCGGAGGACTTCACCCGCGAGCTGAACGCCTTCTACGAGTACGTCCAGCGCGAGAGCGCGCACCACGGCGGCGTGCTCCTGATGACGGACTTCACGGACAAGGGCAACGTCCTCTACGTCATCTTCGGCGCCCCCACCGCGCTGCAGAACAAGGAAGTGCTCGCGAGCCGGCTGGCCTGCAAAATCTTGCGTGAGCGGGAGAACTTCCCCTTCGTGGAGGAGCTGCAGATAGGCATCGCCACGGGGCATGCGTACTTCGGCGACATGGGCTCGCCGTGGCGCAAGGGCTACTCGGCGCTGGGCGAGGTGGTGAACATGGCCGCCCGGCTGATGACGCACGGGCGGGGCACGGGCATCCACATCGACGCGAACACGGAGCGCAAGCTGCAGCAGAACGGCTTCGCCACCGATTTCGTGGAGAACGCGAAGCTCAAGGGCGTGGCGCGCGCGGTGCCGGTGTACCGGCTCCAGGCGGAGGTGCGCCGCAGCCTGTTCATCAAGGGCAAGGGCGACATCGTCGGCCGGCTCAACGAGCTGAAGGCGCTGCGCGAGGCCGTGGAGGAGTCCATCGCCGGCAGCGGCCGCGTCTGCGTGGTGTCCGGCGAGGCGGGCATCGGCAAGTCGCGCCTGGGCGCGAAGGTGGTGGAGGAGGCCGAGGAGCGCGGCGCGCGCAGCCTCTACGGCATCTGCTACTCGTACGAGATGTTCACCCCCTTCTTCCCGTGGAAGGAGGTGCTCGTCCAAATCTTCGGCCTGCATGACGGC comes from Pyxidicoccus parkwaysis and encodes:
- a CDS encoding LysE family transporter, with translation MTPPGPLLASICGLYLLAVITPGPNTFIVTRLALSTTRRHAARAILGIALGNAAWLCLILGGVAVLLQQLPGATRAVRYVGGLYLLYLGLKGLRSARLASRASGAAPTGGPELAPVERALAGEEDRPFRSGLFASLSNPNTLPFYLSILAPAVSPGIPLWVRGVAAASIVSIAIAWYGTLAWGLSTGHVRRLYARREPLIRALLGLVLVVYGIRLLVTG
- a CDS encoding LOG family protein; translation: MRRERRIIGVFGSGKEDHANLVIPLVRWIAEAGFDLLTGAGSGVMRVAADAFVQVEGRRGISIGIVPGTVDGGEYRPRSGYPNPGVELAIYTHLPLSGEQGTDLLSRNHINVLTPHALVALPGGPGTASEASLALRYGKPVILYGPTESFRRFHSDLERTDSLERVAEFIRDAVREPGRLSAH